A window from Setaria italica strain Yugu1 chromosome VIII, Setaria_italica_v2.0, whole genome shotgun sequence encodes these proteins:
- the LOC101757138 gene encoding uncharacterized protein LOC101757138 produces MEEAEAGDDGRPATASAAAMEAKGKAKRDGVVKEVIRLERESVIPILKPKLVMKLAYLIERDNDRAEFMKLCKRVEYTIRAWYLLQFDDLMQLYALFDPVNGEKSLEQQGMTSNELDTLELNFLTYIFQIMEKSNFKLLSDEEYEVAQSGQYLLNLPIKVDESRVDSKLLTRYFKDHPHDNLPAFADKYIVFRRGIGIDRTTDYFFMEKLDVIISRAWRSLLRVTRIDRLFSKRQVPSNKDKKKSDEINEDAEEPDLYVERVRLEKMELSIKNLLRKMTIQEPAFERMIVVYRKASTESKPDRGIYVKHFKHIPMADMELVLPEKKNPSLTPMDWVTFLISAVIGLVTLISSLEMPKADIWFVTAILSGLIGYCAKIYFTFQANMVTYQNLITKSMYDKQLDSGKGTLLHLCDDVIQQEVKEVIVSYYILMEQGKATIQDLDLRCEQLIKEEFGVECNFDVVDAVKKLEKLGIVSRDSIGRILCVPLKRANEIIGTTTEEMVIRAQQAPAAS; encoded by the exons atggaggaggcggaggccggggaCGACGGGAGGCCCGCgacggcttcggcggcggcgatggaggccaAGGGGAAGGCCAAGAGGGACGGGGTCGTCAAGGAGGTGATACGGCTCGAGCGCGAGTCCGTCATCCCCATCCTCAAGCCCAAGCTCGTCATGAAGCTCGCCTACCTCATCG AGCGCGACAATGACCGTGCCGAGTTCATGAAGCTATGCAAGAGGGTGGAGTACACAATCCGTGCTTGGTATCTTCTCCAATTTGATGATCTAATG CAATTGTACGCATTATTTGATCCTGTTAATGGTGAGAAGAGTTTGGAGCAGCAGGGCATGACATCCAATGAGCTTGATACTCTAGAACTCAATTTCTTAACCTACATTTTTCAG ATAATGGAAAAGAGCAACTTCAAGTTGCTATCCGACGAAGAGTATGAGGTAGCCCAGTCTGGCcagtatcttctgaacctccccATAAAAGTTGATGAATCAAGG GTAGACAGCAAGCTTTTGACAAGGTACTTTAAGGACCACCCACATGATAATCTACCAGCATTCGCTGATAAG TATATCGTCTTCCGTCGGGGTATTGGAATTGATCGGACAACTGACTACTTCTTCATGGAGAAACTGGATGTCATCATATCTCGAGCATGGAGGTCATTGCTCAGGGTAACAAG GATTGATAGATTATTCTCGAAGAGACAAGTACCGTCAAATAAAGACAAAAAGAAGAGTGATGAAATTAATGAAGATGCAGAAGAACCAGATCTCTATGTTGAGCGTGTTCGTCTAGAGAAAATGGAGCTAAG CATAAAGAATCTGTTAAGAAAAATGACCATTCAAGAGCCTGCATTTGAAAGGATGATCGTGGTGTATAG GAAGGCTAGCACAGAAAGTAAACCAGATCGTGGGATATATGTAAAGCACTTCAAGCACATTCCAATGGCCGATATGGAGCTAGTCCTG CCAGAGAAGAAAAACCCTAGTTTAACACCAATGGACTGGGTTACATTTCTAATATCTGCCGTGATTGGATTG GTCACTCTAATAAGTTCTCTTGAAATGCCAAAGGCTGACATATGGTTTGTTACAGCTATCTTATCTGGTCTGATTGGATACTGTGCAAAGATCTACTTCAC ATTCCAAGCAAATATGGTCACATACCAAAATTTGATTACAAAGTCAATGTATGATAAGCAACTTGATAGTGGGAAAGGAACACTTCTTCACTTGTGTGATGATGTGATCCAGCAAGAA GTTAAGGAGGTTATCGTTTCTTACTATATTTTGATGGAGCAAGGAAAGGCCACTATACAG GATCTTGATTTACGTTGCGAACAGCTCATCAAGGAAGAGTTTGGCGTGGAGTGCAACTTTGATGTTGTGGATGCTGTAAAGAAGCTAGAAAAGCTGGGTATTGTTTCTCGG GACTCAATTGGGAGGATCCTATGTGTTCCATTGAAGCGGGCAAATGAGATCATAGGGACAACTACTGAAGAAATGGTGATCCGAGCCCAGCAAGCCCCGGCTGCTTCATAA